In the genome of Ancylomarina subtilis, one region contains:
- a CDS encoding rhomboid family intramembrane serine protease, translated as MSNFRSTMLNLPPVVKNLLIINALMLLGTWVLGQTGVDLSKILGLHFFKSEYFMPFQFVTHMFMHANITHLFFNMFALFMFGRVLESVWGPKRFLIYYMLTGLGAAALHTFVLWLDYSSLMKAFTAFSNTPTPELFSSIIKDALGKPAAWVYEFADKWADNPDSLAYANQGIEIAHRAITESINVTTVGASGAVFGILLAFGMLFPNTELMLLFPPIPIKAKYFVIGYGVIELYMGFQQSAGDNVAHFAHLGGMLFGFILIKYWNKHSNRFY; from the coding sequence ATGAGTAATTTTAGATCAACAATGTTAAATCTACCACCAGTGGTTAAAAACCTGCTGATAATAAATGCGCTCATGCTTTTGGGGACATGGGTTTTAGGACAAACAGGGGTTGATTTATCTAAAATATTAGGCCTTCACTTCTTCAAATCGGAGTATTTTATGCCCTTTCAGTTTGTCACGCATATGTTTATGCATGCCAATATTACTCACTTGTTTTTTAATATGTTTGCCCTTTTCATGTTTGGAAGGGTATTGGAGTCTGTTTGGGGACCTAAACGGTTTTTAATTTATTACATGCTTACCGGACTTGGAGCAGCAGCCTTGCACACCTTTGTGTTGTGGTTGGATTATTCATCACTGATGAAGGCTTTCACAGCTTTTTCAAACACACCAACGCCCGAGTTATTCTCATCCATTATTAAAGATGCATTGGGAAAACCAGCCGCCTGGGTATACGAGTTTGCTGATAAATGGGCTGATAACCCGGATAGTCTGGCTTATGCCAATCAAGGTATTGAGATTGCTCATCGTGCGATAACCGAGAGTATCAATGTGACTACAGTTGGAGCTTCGGGAGCCGTATTTGGTATTCTTCTGGCTTTTGGTATGCTTTTCCCCAATACAGAGTTGATGCTATTGTTCCCACCTATTCCAATCAAAGCAAAATATTTCGTGATTGGTTATGGAGTTATTGAACTTTACATGGGATTCCAACAGAGTGCTGGCGACAATGTGGCTCACTTTGCACACTTGGGCGGTATGCTCTTTGGTTTTATCCTGATAAAATACTGGAACAAGCATTCCAATCGATTTTATTAG
- the mutL gene encoding DNA mismatch repair endonuclease MutL, giving the protein MSDIIQILPDSVANQIAAGEVVQRPASVVKELVENAIDAGSTSIKINLKDAGKTLIQIIDNGCGMSATDARLAFERHATSKIKAANDLFAIRTMGFRGEALASIAAIANVELKTKRVEDELGTHLVIDGSELVSQDSIACPSGSNFIVKNLFFNVPARRKFLKANSTELRNIITEFHRITLANPDIEFKLIHNDTEVYNLVPSNTRQRIVNVFGRSINTRLIGIDTNTSIVKLSGFIGKPKNAKKKTDEQFFFVNNRYMRHPYFHKAVLLAYDKILPPDTVPPYFIFFEVDPKIIDINIHPTKTEIKFEDEQAIFQIIQASIREALGKFNIVPSIDFDEDRSLEIPVANQDSTEVEMPMIKVNHEFNPFEADTSFNPFEAEKSFNPFEQERNSIENNQFYQEFKSKPSSSTGASQKKEVPKDWDKLYQDREPDLIPDYPIGGQTEVKRPPVPDYFKQQESPQNQMQQKIFQREDSVKAQGFFQLKNKYILTPVRSGLMIIDQRKAHERILFEKFRSSVENNQGVAQQTLFPQTVELNASDYTLLQVIIEDVRALGFDIREFGKKTFVINGTPADIQNGDPKELLENLLENYKVNQLDVKVKVRENLAKALAKASAVNYGKSLTSAEMSAIIDQLFACETPNYTPDGKTIVSVLETQELDKRFR; this is encoded by the coding sequence ATGTCCGATATAATACAAATACTTCCAGATTCTGTTGCCAATCAAATTGCTGCAGGTGAAGTGGTCCAGCGACCAGCTTCTGTGGTAAAAGAATTGGTTGAGAATGCAATTGATGCAGGAAGTACTTCGATAAAAATTAACTTGAAGGATGCGGGAAAAACCCTAATCCAGATTATTGATAATGGTTGCGGGATGTCTGCCACTGATGCCCGATTGGCTTTCGAACGCCATGCCACATCAAAAATTAAGGCAGCCAATGACCTTTTTGCCATTCGTACCATGGGATTCCGTGGCGAGGCTTTAGCATCTATTGCAGCCATTGCCAATGTTGAGCTTAAAACCAAACGTGTCGAAGACGAATTGGGCACCCATCTCGTTATTGATGGATCTGAATTGGTTTCTCAGGATTCAATTGCTTGTCCATCGGGGAGTAATTTTATTGTGAAGAATCTCTTTTTTAATGTACCCGCTCGTCGAAAATTCCTTAAGGCAAATTCGACAGAACTTCGGAACATTATCACCGAATTTCATCGAATCACTTTAGCCAATCCGGATATTGAATTTAAGTTGATTCACAACGATACCGAAGTTTATAATTTGGTTCCAAGCAACACCCGTCAGCGTATTGTTAATGTGTTTGGTCGCAGTATCAATACCCGATTGATTGGAATTGATACCAATACGAGTATTGTGAAACTTTCCGGTTTTATTGGAAAACCCAAAAATGCCAAGAAGAAGACGGATGAGCAGTTCTTTTTTGTGAACAACCGTTATATGCGTCATCCTTATTTTCATAAGGCTGTTTTGCTGGCTTACGATAAAATTTTACCACCCGATACGGTACCGCCTTATTTCATTTTTTTTGAGGTTGACCCCAAGATTATTGATATTAATATTCATCCAACAAAAACTGAAATTAAGTTTGAGGATGAACAGGCAATCTTTCAGATTATTCAGGCTTCAATCCGTGAGGCATTGGGGAAATTCAACATTGTGCCTTCCATCGACTTTGATGAAGATAGAAGTCTTGAAATACCGGTAGCTAATCAGGATTCAACTGAGGTGGAGATGCCAATGATTAAGGTGAATCATGAATTCAACCCTTTTGAGGCCGATACATCATTTAATCCATTTGAGGCAGAAAAAAGCTTTAATCCTTTTGAGCAAGAACGGAATTCTATCGAGAATAATCAGTTTTACCAGGAGTTTAAATCGAAACCAAGTTCTTCAACTGGGGCAAGTCAGAAGAAAGAAGTGCCCAAAGATTGGGATAAACTTTATCAGGATAGAGAACCTGACTTGATTCCCGATTATCCCATTGGGGGACAAACTGAGGTGAAGCGACCACCTGTGCCTGATTATTTTAAGCAACAGGAATCTCCTCAGAACCAAATGCAGCAAAAGATTTTTCAGCGGGAAGACAGTGTTAAGGCACAAGGTTTCTTCCAGTTGAAGAACAAATATATTTTAACACCTGTTCGTTCTGGTTTAATGATTATCGATCAGCGAAAGGCACATGAACGTATTCTTTTTGAGAAGTTCAGAAGTTCAGTTGAAAATAATCAGGGAGTGGCACAGCAAACCCTTTTCCCTCAAACGGTGGAATTAAATGCTTCTGATTACACGCTTTTGCAGGTGATTATAGAGGATGTTAGAGCCTTGGGCTTTGATATCAGAGAGTTTGGTAAGAAGACTTTTGTGATTAATGGAACACCTGCCGATATTCAGAATGGCGATCCGAAAGAACTGCTAGAGAACCTTTTGGAAAACTACAAGGTGAACCAATTGGATGTAAAGGTGAAGGTGAGAGAGAATCTGGCTAAAGCTTTGGCCAAGGCTTCAGCTGTCAATTATGGCAAATCGCTGACGTCTGCGGAGATGAGTGCCATTATCGATCAGCTTTTTGCTTGCGAAACACCCAATTACACACCTGATGGTAAAACCATCGTTTCGGTTTTGGAAACTCAGGAACTTGACAAACGTTTCAGATAA